The region ttgttgttttttgttttttaatgactgcTGACTAAAGTGTTGAAAACTGGGCTGGTTAGCTCTGTTTTTTCACAGAGGGAGAAGTCATTTATCATCTAGAGAATCTGAAGAGAGGAGCCAAGATGTTAGGCTGAGATATGAACTCTGATAGACGTGTTCATTGTCTGGACAATGGTTCTGAATAAGCAGAAACACAGTTTATACATATGTATTCATTCTACTGGACAAACACCCACAAAGCCATTGTACATCAAAACATCAAACTGGGAACTTAAATTTCCCCTGCATTTTGCTCTAGAACGCAGATTTTACTTAGTTCGCAGTTTTATTGTACCAagtaattgttttatttccattgatttcataTACTAATACCTTTCTCTTGATTTCACAAATTTTCAGCATATGGGAGACTTTGGAGGAATGCACAGACCTGGAATTGTTGTTGACTATCATAACAAACCCAGTCCTGCAGCAGTTGCTGcaagaggaataaaaagaaaaatgatgccACAGCCCTATAACAAACCTGGTGGGACATTTATCAAGAAACCCAAAATGACAAAACCCATTTTGAAGCTGAGCCAGAAAAAATCACCTAGTAAGTAATAAGTACCGAAATTCTTAAGTtacaattaataattttttttagttcattgGGAGTTATTTAGTCTTAATATTCAGAAAGAAGGTTGTATGTGCTGTTTtgtaattcttcattttctacCTTTGAAGTATTCTACAAcagattttctgaattttctacTGCAAAGATAATTTGCTGAATGAAATTGAATATTTTGATGTGTTTAAATATATACTGCTGAAGACTTTCATTTAGACTTTACAATGATACTTCCTGGAGGCAAATTTTCACTactgaaaacaatttcagatCTCAAGTTTCCTTAAGTGACAATGCCTGACAAATATTAAACGTGCCCTTGCTTGAGCCTATACTTTGATGAATATAAAAAGTAGTGTACTGACTGCGGTGCAGCTGAAAGACATAAGGTGTGAgtgaagaggagagggaggcaaaCAGAGATAACAGTGAAAAATACTTTAGAATAATTTATGAAAGGTAGAGAGAGATTGCTCCTTCTTGTAAATGAAATTCCATAGTGAAGAGCTGGAAATATGATAGATAAACTGGATATATACATTACAAAGTATTAGTGGTGCTTGATTTAGTGTCCCTAAAGAAGCTACAACTCTACAACTTCAATAATTCTGATATTGCAGGTaaagctggagggaaaaaagtcacTAATGAGGTTTGAATAAATTACATGCTTTGAGGGAGTGTAGACTTGAGGATTAAATATTATGAATGGCATGTACAGCAGtcaaattttggggttttgtgctTGTAATTTCCTCAGTAATTTGGATCTGCAGTGTTTATGTAGTTTGGTTTCACATCAcaccagaaaaatgtttaaaataactttaactCAGAGCTTGCGAGGTAAATGCACAGACTTGGCAGAAACTTCCACATGTTTTGTGGAGTTTGATATAGGTGATTGCTTCTAGAAGACTGTTTAGTTTATATTCCTAAGGATGACTGGTTTTACATTTAGTATTATTACTAAAAGATGATAAATGTAGATGTAAACTGTCCCAGCTGCATAACAAGctggactttttttcctaaatatctTGTTGCCTTAAAATGAATTGACAGTGACAGcacttttgcattatttatttcttcactttaTGTTTATAGACATGAAGACGTCTTTCCAGGATTCTACTATAGAGGTAAAGATTCCCagaattggaaaatatttgtgatttttttcaaaagtttgtaCAGTATACCTTAAGATGAATAATTATCAAGCTAGatttataaaaattaagcacttcggtttagaaaaaatatatagtgtgttgtttttttcttcactttatcTAAAACTGTCATATTTTGTGGCAGTCTGAAATCCTTACTAATTTCAAATGCAAGGTGTAGCTTGTGCAGATTGCctggaaaatgaattttgaaGTGTATTTGTAGACCCTAACCTATTCTTGTAATGCACAGAGAGCTGTCATATGGATACCACTCCTGTTGTCATAGGTAGTCGGCTTGAATTCATACACCTATGACCTGCTTGGATGGGTTGAGAAATTAAGGGACAGGGAGATTACTAAACAGCAATGAGGAAGAATGGATAAGATGTAAGACACATCAAGGAGAGAGGGCAAATAaacccccccccctcagtgTTAACAGGTGTTCTCTGTTAGGGTACAAAGATTAGTTGCACCTACAGAAAGATCAGTTGCAACAAAATGTAAGAATGTGATTAGTAAGCTAagcatgtatatatattctGGTTCCATGTTGAATGACTGGaatgttgttttccttctttttgagTGGAGATATTAACATATTCTCAACTAAGTATTTAAAAGTCTTAATTGGAAGTCAGAATAATTATGTAGAAGACAGTGAGAATTTTGATTGTGAAACTAATTCATGAAGACTTCAAAGCATTAAGGAGAAATGCATAGCTTGAAGTGTTTGTACACACAGTCTAAGTAGATACTCgatttgctttcttccattgTCATATTTGATAAATAGCAAGTAACAgattactgggaaaaaaattaatttgcactttttttctgtattcacaatagcattgggttttttcttacaaaatttaTGGATTTGACTTTATTAGGAAATTGAAGTGGACACAAGTGGTGCAGTTGTTATATATGAAGACTTCACAAGAGATGCTTATGATCTTGGATATCAGACTTTTGGAGGTAAGTCAGTTTGCTTTGTCAGGTAAAGTATTGTATTTGTGTGACTTTGAGTGGATAGATTTAGTAAGCCTATATGTATGAGCTTTAATAGTTATTGAGTAGCATGActtgtttgggttggtttttttaagagtttataAATTTAGGCCATGGACAAGATGATTGTAACATCCATCCATCACTTGTTCTTTATATGCTTCttgtctctctgctttctgatcGCTTCTGTATGTTGTTGCTtgacttgttttaattttgtgaaaTTAATGTAAATGATCTTCTACACTTACTGCCATTCCATTGCTTAAATGTTGTTTATCCCACCAATTCCTCACCCATATCCTATTATTTATCCCACTAGCTGATCAACCTCACCCTTAAATCGTAGGTGAGTCACTTTTATAAAAGTGGATTTGGTTAACTCGGAGAGCTGCTCTCAAGAATGTGGGGTCTATTTCATGTGCAGTCTTAATGAAACAGGTTAATTATTAGTTTACATAAAATCAGCTAAAGTATCTATTAACTGTAGTGATTtcaaacacatacacaaagaaatccaGTGTTAAGACTGAAACTATTTTCAGTCCCCTTGTGTGCTGCCCTGTTGTGTATGTAGTCTAATCTTATGGTAAGGAGTGCTGGAAATTTGCAGCCAACTGATTGgagtttcttttcttgaaatagtatttttttgttgtgttttttctttaattatgtgggttttttgatttttgaaaacttgCATAAGTGCACTGAAGGAAAGTGGGAGCCCCACTGGGGCGTCCCAGTTTATATGTAGGTTCCAGCTTCCAGTCCCCAGCTTGTAACAGGATGGACACTTGAATTCATGAGCTTGAAGGGTAAGATACAGGCCATTACACTCCACAGAATGTTATactaggtgattttttttacagcagtaAAACAAGTGATCCTTTCCACATTTCCAAGGTTGGTGGTAAGGCACTATATGAAATTTAAATCCTAAGATCAGTAATGGGAATTGCCTCTGTGGGtgggtgtgttttttcttttcaaattgaattaagaaagaaaatcttttggATAGgagtttttctcttctctggatCAGAGTAATTTTTGAAACTTCgctacaaaattaaaaaccttgGGGTAATCAGGAATGAAGTGTAAGCTGTTAGTTTGTGGAAATGTGGCTCTGCAAGTGTCACTGAGTACTGAAAACAGAGTTTTTTAcaaggttggttttttgttttgtttttttgtgttatgCTGCTGTGTGttcctttctgttgctgtttggATGGATGGAGGTTTCATGGAGGCTAACCTCTCTCCTAAGGTTGAGCTGCAAGGGAAAACTTAAgtgatggtttttttcctgctctaaAACTACTTGTCAAATAATATTCTAATTGTTTCCCTTTGTCTATAGACTTCTAAAGCAGACATAGGAAAGGCAAGCACAAGAACACTTATGCATAAAGTTAATGTCCTTAGAAGTCTTTAATGTTGCAAAACTAATTTCTagtcatttatttgtttgtggtCTTACTTATATGTCGGGTGATAATTTAATGAAGCTCTTTGAAGGTTTGGTTGGCTTTTTGTTATGTGGTGATTTCCCCTACCCCCCCGCAGCAGGCTCTTCCTCCACTGGtttgtttcttcagctgaaaacctttggaacatttttctgtgaaatcaaGTGAAGTctagtggggaaaaataataaaagttgtTCAGTTTGGGGACTGTACCTTTAACGAAACACTGCCTTGTCTCCTTTGAGaacctttgctttttgtttttgggATCTGCTTTCTCAGCAGAAGAGAATGGCTTTAGATGGTTTCTTTTTATGTAAGGGGATTGTAGCAATGGTGCTCTAAACCCAtggaaagttttaaataatgtgCCCGCAGTACCCTTTCCTGGTCACTTACTTGAAGAGGCCTTTAGCAACTGCACAACAGGGTAGGGTTTGCTTTAACTTTTGTGACTGTAACCGTTTTACTAAGTTTTCATTGTTAGaagtaaatgtttaaattgGTTGTCtttagaggaggaaaacaaagcaaaacttctATGGCATTTAAGTCATTGAACCACTTTGCTGTAGGGTCTTGGCATTTTGAGGTGTTTGTGGAGGAGCCAGGGAAGACAGATACTTTTACtggtgtatgtgtgtatgtgtggttttgggttttttaatgtaacattttaaatccTTCTGCTGTATGTTAAGATGGTAAAGGAGAAGTTAAaagtgaagaagaagaaaagcgGCGAATTGAGGCcagaagagagaagcaaaggcgtagaagggaaaaaaacagtgaaaaatatggTGATGGATACAGGTTTGTGCTATAACTTCTGTCTTGTGTGCAgtgtttttctccccctttaTCCTTCTTTCCTGAAAGCCCCTTTGGacttattttaggaaaataaaatgcaacaaagAAATGACCcccaaaacaaagtgaaaaaaactaACCCAAACAAACTCAAACCAAAACCTAGCACCCAAGTCCTGTAGCTTAGAAGACCAGATGTTTCACTGGACCTCTCCTGTATCAGAAAATAACCCTTCTCCCCCACAAGTGGCATCAGTGCACACTTGAGAAGCAGTTTGGAATGGTACTGCTTTTGAAGTATATAGTTcagttaaatatatatatattcatgcTGACTTAAGCTGTTAGAAGatgattttattctgtttttatatGTATGGTGAGCTATTTTGTAGCAAAAATAACTCGATAGTTCTGTAACTTTTCTAGTCTTGCACAGGGAAATGGGCTAATGGCCAGCACTGTACAAAACTGTCAGCGCAGTATGTGATCATAACATTAGTGCCTTTTCCTCATTGTGCTGAGGAGGCTGTATTTCCTTATAAAGATTATATAAGTTCTGTATGGAAAATGAGCTTTAAATGAATTCTTTTGACTATTTGTAAATAGGAAATCAGGGAATGGTTTGACTGTGATAAATACTATAAAAGGTGACAAAAACTAGAGAGCTTGTGATAGATACGCTCACAGAATAGTCTGGCTTTTAAATAGCTAGCTTCTGATTTCAGCAGTATCTTTTGCATAGATAATTTATTACTCTGAGACTGGcctggtttgtgtttggttcTTATAGCAGTTACCCTTCATAATGGtaaaatactggattttttttttaatttatttttcacttagGCTTCTTCAAAGAAcacttttcccatttcttttctgattagATTTGTCAAGTCCTCATAGTTttgaggagagagggaagaatgtttctttaatggtaatattatttaattatttctcttgATAGAATGGCATTTACTTGCTCATTTTGTAAATTTCgaacatttgaagaaaaagaaattgagtcCCATCTGGAGAGTGCAGCTCACCAGGAAACATTGGATCATATCCAGAAGCAAACCAAATTTGACAAAGTAGTGATGGAGTTTCTTCATGTAAGACAAttgggttttgttctgtatAATATGTTTACATTAGAATGTAGTTAAAATTTACAATTTATCTTCAATATATGCTTAATTTATCATTCCTTTTGCAAATGACTTTTGGTATAGCATATATTACTAAAAGTTTGAAGCAAATTCAGAGTCTGTAAAATAGTGTTACAATTAAAATAGTGCCTTAAGAAGTAACAGCAATTAATTGCTATAACAGAGCTGTTCTGAGTAATATTTTAAGTGTAGGTTCCTATTGAAATATAAACAATTTTACATCAAATGTGtcacagttggtttttttttttctgattctctgtAGGAGTGTATGGTGAATAAATTCAAGAAGACGGCTATGCGTAAGCAACAGACAAgcaaccaaacagaaaatgctcAAGCTGCTGAAAAAGATATAATGGAAGGTGAATAATGTGTTTTGTCCTTCTCTACTTTCATTCTTCTTCGAATTTGATATAATATTTGGATTAAAATTACTAGCTTTCACACCTTTTCTGTATCTGGTTGGAATTCCTTGCTTCAGTTCTGATACAATGTGGAATGTAAGCACAGTGGGCGATAGCAAACCTTATTTATGTTTGCTGTACCGTGTCGGAAAGTAAGATAACATTGTGCTAGGTACTTGACACACAGAATTATGTGGGCTTTGCCACAGCCCGATTCAGTATCGTGTGTGTGGAGTGACAACAGGTATCTGTTGATAGTTTGAAAGAGAGGGTGTAGTAAAGCAGTAAGGTGATAATGGTCAAATATGATGGCAAGGATCTGGATATTATAAGTGGAACAGTTGCTGTGATTTTGAGGGACACTGacaaaaggaggaggaacacTTTCTTGTCTACCCAAGATGCATCTTGGCCTGAATGTCTTTCCCCTTGGCTGCCCTACGGGCAAGTTTTCTAGAGCATTTTGTGTGTCCCTGCCTTACTGTGCTGTATCCTTCCACTTTATCCTTTGCTTGAGGGATTTCAAAAGATATGTTAGAGCCAGAGGGGACATCTTTTGAGTACCTTTACTTTAGGCAATAATTGTATTTGAATATTACTTTAATTCAAATGTAAATGCTAAAAGCTACTTAAAAATGGATGTAGCCACCATCTTAACAGTCTCccaaattctttttgtttacTTTCCTGAAGTACTGGAGGACTTGTTTGCCTTTATGATCAGAATGTTCTGTTGGCAaactaatatttaaaattgcaaGAGGAATTGGATTCATGCGCTTCCTCCTGGCAGTGAGAGGCAAGGAAATGAATTAGTTGTTCTTTTGAGGGGTAAACCaaactacttttatttcttgtatCAAAATGTCTATTATTAAGGATATTAAGtattgttgatttttaaatagacGGCATTTTTGTACGTTAAATAGTTCAATTTGATTGTtgtatcatttttatttccctctatTTAGGCAGGTAGGTGTTCATATATCATAACCTCAGCAAACATTATTGCGTGGGTCTCATATATAGTCTGTGGAGAGGAGGAGTTGGAATATCCAAGTGAAAAACTTCCTCCTTCAACATTGCCTTCAGAGACCCTAATTTTGATGCCTGAATTTTGGGTGAATATTCCCCTGTGGTTCAGTTCGACGTGTTTAACAACTGAGAGCTGTAATTTTCTGGTATAAAACAACCAGCCCCCTCTTCTACTTCCCTAGAATAACACGTTTTGTGTTAATGATTTGTTGCATCTTCTTTGGCAGGGGTTACTGCTGATGACCATATGATGAAAGTTGAGACTGTTCACTGCAGTGCCTGCAGCGTGTATGTTCCTGCACTACATAGTTCTGTTCAGCAGCACTTAAAATCTCCTGAtcacacaaaaggaaaacaagtaagATATGacatattatttataaaaaaaggcaagcataATCAGAAGTGTTATGGTACTCAGTGCAAGTGATGTCTAAGTTCTTGTTGGTATTACATGTTCTCTAGAAAGTTAGAATGTCCTTGTTACACTTTGTAAACATAGTGTCTCATGAAGTAGCAAGCACTTAAGCACCCCAGTTAATGAAACATTGATGTGCTTAAAAGGTGACAGTACTAAGTCCTGAGAAAGTTACTGGGAatgagttttttattttatgggaatttttttaagtgttggAAAGATTTTGTTatgtaaatgcaaaacacaATACACATGTTTCCAGCAAGATAACAAAcctggtgtcttttttttttgcttggctcttgtcttttttaatgtgaagaaGAGCGAGAGCAGTTTAGAATTATCAGTGGTATGGTATTGGTCCCTGTTACAATTTATAATGATACACTTCTAAGGTTGGTAGAAGGGTTGAAAGAGTAGCAcgagtggaaaaaaatcagttgtcaCAGTAAGCAAGATTGTCAAAGTAATGTTTCATTTATATATGAGCTTCTGTGATTATGgaatatcatagaatggtttgggttggaagggacctttaaaagtcatctagACCAATttcccctgcagtgagcagggacatcttcaacaaTATGCTTTTCCATCACAGCATAACATGCATGTTATCTGTAGATGAGAACAGGTAACTGTGGTGGTAGACAGGTGTGTGGTTGTAGTTAATTATATAAGCAAGACATGAACATATCTCTTGATCAAGCTAAAGCAACAAACTATGAACACTACCAAACTTAATAGAGCTTATTATGTGATTTGGACTTAAATGCTAAGAACGAGCACTTCATGCTGcaatacattattttccttacagaaaCTGACCATGAATTCAAATTTGTGTGATAAATGTAATAGGTGTATGATGATAATTCACTGTAAAATTTGTTTCCTAGGCCTacagagaacaaataaaaagggAGAGTGTTCTTACTGCCACCAGTATTTTGAATAATCCTATAGTGAAGGCACGATATGAGCTGTATGTGAAGGTAagatgcaaatggaaaaaagtaatctgtAATGTTTGCTATACCGCTATTTCTTCCATCATGATGCTGTTTAGCCTTAGTGCTCTGTGTTCTGTTCCTGCCTTCTATGTAGCTCACAGATTGAATATATGTTTCATGTATTTTGTCAGTCTCAGATCGTTGTCTTGGAtaactttgcagaaaaaattaCCACCTTCAGAATTACCAGCTTTGGGGTTTGGTTTACcatttatatgtatattaatttttaattagatactcttattaaaaaaaataatcacgcTTTAGGAAAGCATCAGCAGTGTCTAACTCGGTATGTGATACTAGCTGTAAAGCACAAAACACTTTATGTCAGTCTTTACATTTAGAGGCAAAGGCTCCAGCATGTGGTTTTGTACTAAAGTACAGTGCACACGCTACTCAGCTAGTTTTTATTCCACAGAATTTCTAGGATTCATGGCAGcatagaaaaaaaggaaagcttacAACAGTAGTTGTTATGATCAGAGAATTTAAAAGGCATGGCAGATGTTGCAGATAGGTGGTTGGAGAAACATGTGAATTCATTTTAGcaaaatgtggggttttttcttctgggcCAGCGAAGCTACTTTTTCTGTAGTACCATTGTTAACAATTCCAGGTAGTTGCTTTTTAATTGGTTTATAATTTTGCCTGTGCCCAAACAATAGACTCCTGCAACATAGCATTGCTTTGTCTGAAAAAATACAAGGTATGAACCAATACAGAAGTTAATTGtgatttaaaatgtcaaattaGTCATGTCCAACAAAATTATGTATGGTTGGGTGCGTGCATCAGTTTGACAGCTGTTCTATATCTGGTAGTGAAAAGGTAGTAAATGACCAGATACCACAGCCTGGAATATCTGCCTGTATTTCCCACCATCTCTTCTAGTATTCCTGTGGCCTGGTATGTATGTGCGTTGTCCCGTACAGCCCCCTAGTGGGGGATTGGTGAAAGAGGGAATGGAAATTTGCTGGTCATCAGTTGGAAAACCGAGGAAGATAAAATTTGCAAGATTGTCTCCACGAGGAGACCACTGACACTTTTAGAATGCCTAGCACTAGTATTTCCTGGGGTGAATTGGACTTAATATACTTTCAGAAGCACCTGCTCAGTGAGATGTGTCTGGCTTTTGGCTATATAAATCTCTCTCATCCTTATCCAAATGTATAATAAACTGCAGACTGAAGGAGTCCAGTTGTAATATACAGCATGTGATGAATCAGAGAATGTGACACCTGTTTGGTGCCTGCAGTCTTCCAGAAGTCCTTGTTACAGCCGAAAATAGCTTGTTTTAAGATGAAGGGCAAACTGGCTTGGGGAAACATCCATCCTCACActccaaccaaaaaaaccctcaaaaccccaaacaaacaaaaaatccccaaacacttttgaaaagtgTTGTCTATCCCACATATGCAGCGTGGAAGGAGGAAACTCGGAGCAGGGAAGACCAGCGAGGCTGTTGCATAGATTAGTACCAAGTCGCAAAGGCAGGTCGTCGACATCACGAATGCCTTGGacaaaagaagaacaaaattgCTGGCCAGCAACTCCTGATTTTTATGTATCCCTTCTGATACACTTTGACGTgagcaaaaaagattttttggttttttcttttctattacaCTGATGGACTTCTCTGTGCATATTGGGAAGTTTGTTCTCTTAATGTGTGGCCTAAAGAGGTGCATATCCCAAATAAAGTCAAATTAGGgaaagttctttttttgttgaggCCAGTACTGCCTTCTAGAACCATACCCTTTTGAGAGTAGTAGTCCTCCATCTTTTTACCACAGCTGGTATTTAGGACCTACCTTCCCCTGTTTAAGCTTCCACTGTGCTATTTgtatgttgttgttttgttttgtttttttaaaagttcttcaTTTCTCCTTATTCTCCTACATCCATATTGtaaagagaggggaaggggggaaaatcCACCACAACCCACCTGCAGGCCGCTCTGAAACAACCACCTTGGGAGTTTTAATGAACTTGTAGCAAGTCCCTTTAtaataaggaggaaaaaagacccATCTTGTTGCTCAGGCAAAATGTTATCACTTGTTGAAGTGATGACTATCTCTAATTTTGGACTATTTAAAACTTCCTAGATAGAATGATGTTTATGACTAAAAGCTGCTTGGATGTTGCTCAAGAGAAGCATCATAGAGGTTGCCATTTTCTATCACTATATCCCAGGGCTGTTTGATCATGTGTATTAGTGAAGGCATTCTAAAGCTTACCCATTAGGTAGGCAAACTTTGGTATCTTTTCGGGTCAGGTTTGTGAGACCTGTTATAAAAAGATATGGAGAGTGGTTTCTGGGGACATTTAAATCCCAAAGGTTTAGTCGTAAATAC is a window of Balearica regulorum gibbericeps isolate bBalReg1 chromosome 8, bBalReg1.pri, whole genome shotgun sequence DNA encoding:
- the ZNF326 gene encoding DBIRD complex subunit ZNF326 isoform X2, which codes for MDYGEDMDRDYGHGGYGGPRSMDSYLNQSYGMESHGGGGGGGGGGGNRFGPYESYDSGSSLGGRDLYRSGYGYNEPEQSRFGGSYGGRFDNSYRNSLDSFGGRNQGGSSWEAPYSRSKLRPGFMEDRGRESYSSYSSFSSPHMKPAPVGSRGRGTPAYPESGFGSRNYDAFGGPSTGRGRGRGHMGDFGGMHRPGIVVDYHNKPSPAAVAARGIKRKMMPQPYNKPGGTFIKKPKMTKPILKLSQKKSPNMKTSFQDSTIEEIEVDTSGAVVIYEDFTRDAYDLGYQTFGDGKGEVKSEEEEKRRIEARREKQRRRREKNSEKYGDGYRMAFTCSFCKFRTFEEKEIESHLESAAHQETLDHIQKQTKFDKVVMEFLHECMVNKFKKTAMRKQQTSNQTENAQAAEKDIMEGVTADDHMMKVETVHCSACSVYVPALHSSVQQHLKSPDHTKGKQAYREQIKRESVLTATSILNNPIVKARYELYVKGENPFEINDQAQEQQTEEEDKADEPAEGEEEEEEEEEETEEQTDFTLDHTEDN
- the ZNF326 gene encoding DBIRD complex subunit ZNF326 isoform X1 translates to MDYGEAEDRDWRFPDTPMHCGVNMPSGSVSDMDRDYGHGGYGGPRSMDSYLNQSYGMESHGGGGGGGGGGGNRFGPYESYDSGSSLGGRDLYRSGYGYNEPEQSRFGGSYGGRFDNSYRNSLDSFGGRNQGGSSWEAPYSRSKLRPGFMEDRGRESYSSYSSFSSPHMKPAPVGSRGRGTPAYPESGFGSRNYDAFGGPSTGRGRGRGHMGDFGGMHRPGIVVDYHNKPSPAAVAARGIKRKMMPQPYNKPGGTFIKKPKMTKPILKLSQKKSPNMKTSFQDSTIEEIEVDTSGAVVIYEDFTRDAYDLGYQTFGDGKGEVKSEEEEKRRIEARREKQRRRREKNSEKYGDGYRMAFTCSFCKFRTFEEKEIESHLESAAHQETLDHIQKQTKFDKVVMEFLHECMVNKFKKTAMRKQQTSNQTENAQAAEKDIMEGVTADDHMMKVETVHCSACSVYVPALHSSVQQHLKSPDHTKGKQAYREQIKRESVLTATSILNNPIVKARYELYVKGENPFEINDQAQEQQTEEEDKADEPAEGEEEEEEEEEETEEQTDFTLDHTEDN